The following coding sequences are from one Strix uralensis isolate ZFMK-TIS-50842 chromosome 6, bStrUra1, whole genome shotgun sequence window:
- the FASTKD2 gene encoding FAST kinase domain-containing protein 2, mitochondrial, giving the protein MNNKISYLLNTVRCIHRCNSVLIPKSSATTRKHILWIGRYRDPLENVNFRKLFLNVFPSLRGSSLRFLSQKTDVFSTGAKIEPEKGVEALVSEQAPQSSLELEKLDDSGSSKVKPVMDHSEPFFNSLRKCTCPCDALDLASESAVSIKHFTNCLTTVWRLFKNLSEDQQRYEKQLIFEHPVFAKLCQQLLQESRRMSRGDLVFSLHAVVNLGVPQNTLLVQTLVRVCQEKLNLLDNRCLSVLATTLAGLDKDKNVSALQAGLQLLVEQRIPSIRDIFILQNLMKCVGKDAPVFLKKKLEMAVLKEIDHLTFPNALRVVLALVAMNYCSIPILNACSEKIQENVHDAPFRQLILVLEACSSLQYRNVKLFSALADYVNSTLCLWDKRQIILFLSAFETLGFQPSELMGIFAKKVTEDPEFLNLKNLLIVLRVYSRLNYVPRDQKHLFFETLHSCLNKYLPQIPNTELLKAVYSLCILGYLPHRAIDELLQKDSRDELLLSGDLYKEEKEIMLHCVKACMELDSPSFKKPAFVLTENFSSLVSPTLRKAREALIELLGDENMFQQNVQLPYKYHIDFEIRMDSGRKKVLPIAAADDPADSSVQRLAFLFVPPSAFCVGTMQPQGKLAVKKRHLNKLGYHVILVLKKKFQEMTNEDAVKFLKGKIYSENVFSFSEVTVQDNN; this is encoded by the exons atgaataataaaataagttatttgtTAAATACTGTTAGATGCATACATAGGTGCAATTCTGTGCTCATTCCCAAGTCTTCAGCCAcaacaagaaaacacattttatggATTGGCAGATACAGAGATCCCCTGGAAAATGTCaacttcaggaaattatttttaaatgtttttccttctctgcgTGGATCTTCTCTTCGATTTCTATCTCAAAAGACAGATGTTTTTAGCACAGGTGCTAAAATAGAACCAGAGAAGGGTGTGGAGGCTTTGGTGAGTGAGCAGGCTCCCCAAAGCTCCTTGGAACTTGAAAAATTGGATGATTCTGGGAGCTCCAAAGTGAAGCCTGTAATGGATCATAGCGAACCATTCTTTAATAGTCTCCGGAAGTGTACCTGTCCTTGCGATGCACTGGACTTGGCTTCGGAGTCTGCAGTTTCCATTAAGCATTTCACAAACTGTTTAACTACAGTATGGAGGCTCTTCAAAAACCTGTCTGAAGACCAGCAGCGTTACGAGAAGCAGCTGATCTTTGAGCACCCAGTGTTTGCCAAGCTttgtcagcagctgctgcaggaatcCAGAAGGATGTCGCGGGGTGACCTGGTGTTCAGTCTGCATGCTGTGGTGAACCTAGGTGTTCCTCAGAACACTCTCCTAGTCCAGACTTTGGTGAGAGTGTGCCAA GAGAAGCTCAATCTACTTGATAACCGATGTCTCTCAGTTTTGGCAACTACTTTAGCAGGGCTGGATAAAGACAAGAATGTGAGCGCTCTTCAAGCTGGATTACa ATTACTAGTGGAGCAGCGCATTCCAAGTATCAGAGACATCTTCATACTGCAAAACCTCATGAAATGTGTGGGAAAAGATGCTCcagtctttctgaaaaagaaattagag ATGGCAGTTTTGAAAGAGATAGACCATCTGACTTTCCCGAATGCTCTACGTGTGGTTTTGGCTCTTGTTGCAATGAATTATTGTTCCATTCCAATCCTGAATGCCTGCAGTGAAAAGATccagg AGAATGTCCACGATGCTCCATTTCGGCAGTTAATTCTCGTTCTGGAAGCTTGTTCCAGTCTCCAGTACCGCAACGTAAAACTGTTCTCAGCATTAGCAGACTATGTTAATTCTACTCTCTGCCTTTGGGACAAAAGACAG ATTatcctctttctttctgccttcgAGACACTTGGCTTTCAGCCTAGTGAGCTGATGGGTATTTTTGCCAAGAAGGTGACAGAAGACCCTGAATTCCTCAACTTGAAAAACCTTTTGATTGTTCTCCGAGTGTATTCACGACTCAACTATGTTCCCAGAGACCAGAAGCACCT gtTTTTTGAGACTCTTCATAGCTGCTTGAATAAGTACCTCCCTCAGATTCCCAACACAGAACTTCTGAAGGCAGTGTATTCACTTTGCATCTTAGGATATCTTCCTCATCGTGCAATTGATGAGCTGCTGCAAAAGGACAGCAGGGATGAACTTCTACTGTCAG GAGATCTTtacaaagaagagaaggaaataatgcttCACTGTGTGAAAGCATGTATGGAACTTGATAGCCCTTCCTTCAAGAAGCCTGCATTTGTGCTGACTGAGAATTTCTCCTCACTAGTATCTCCTACTCTCAGAAAGGCTCGGGAGGCACTGATAGAACTTCTGGGAGATGAGAACATGTTTCAGCAAAATGTTCAGCTGCCATATAAATATCATATTG attttgaaatcaGAATggattcaggaagaaagaaagtgcTCCCAATAGCTGCAGCAGATGATCCTGCTGACTCAAGTGTTCAAAG AttggcttttctgtttgttcctcCATCTGCCTTCTGTGTGGGTACAATGCAGCCCCAAGGGAAGCTGGCAGTGAAGAAGCGGCATCTCAATAAACTGGGCTATCACGTGATTCTG GTCCTGAAAAAGAAGTTTCAGGAAATGACAAATGAAGATGCAGTTaagtttctgaaaggaaaaatttattcagaaaatgttttctctttttcagaagtGACTGTGCAggataataattaa
- the MDH1B gene encoding putative malate dehydrogenase 1B isoform X1, which yields MNGWEHRQSPIIWRELLDRGGKGLLLGGVNDFLEHAQHYYGITSMMLSEEVSDIAEENLQAHIETEKEEEEIKSLIRPLQIWITSASAPICYQLIPLLASGEVFGMTTEISIHLLDTDQFKEVLCGIVMEAEDMAFPLLRSISEHTEIDEAFIQADIIIVLDDVLLNHEVQSLENYIREVSEICQVYAPLIEKNAKSEVRVISSGKTFVNLKAMMIMTYGPSIKPANVIAVATSWENAARAMLARKLNMNTAGVKDVIVWGNITGCNYIDLSHAKLYGYDCAIWGPANFPCPLLNVIYDSEWIHSAFLSAQCSLSSRVCHSVGMLPAHGVATVLRHWYHGSPPGEIISVGILTEGQFCVPEGIVFSMPVRFQNGNWEVVTELEINETTQEVLGRLAHELTQEKLIALKKIKEMHPYGADKITSKNYLRQEMETLPTGSL from the exons ATGAATGGATGGGAACACAGACAGTCTCCTATCATTTGGAGAGAACTGTTGGACCGTGGAGGGAAAGGTCTGCTTTTGGGAGGAGTTAATGATTTTCTGGAACATGCTCAG CACTACTATGGCATCACCTCAATGATGTTGAGTGAGGAAGTGTCAGACATAGCTGAGGAAAACCTGCAGGCGCATATTGAaactgaaaaagaggaggaagagattaaAAGTCTTATCAGGCCTTTGCAGATCTGGATCACCAG TGCATCAGCTCCAATCTGTTATCAGCTGATCCCTCTGTTGGCAAGTGGAGAAGTGTTTGGGATGACCACAGAAATCAGTATCCATTTGCTTGACACCGACCAGTTTAAGGAAGTTCTTTGCGGTATTGTAATGGAAGCTGAAGACATGGCGTTCCCACTCCTCCGCAGTATTTCAGAGCACACTGAAATAGATGAGGCTTTTATTCAAGCTGATATTATCATTGTTCTTGATGATGTCCTCTTAAACCATGAAGTCCAATCCCTTGAGAACTACATCAGAGAAGTGAGTGAAATTTGTCAAGTGTATGCTCCCCTAATTGAGAAGAATGCCAAGAGTGAGGTCAGAGTAATTTCATCAGGAAAAACCTTTGTAAACCTCAAGGCGATGATGATTATGACGTACGGCCCGTCCATTAAGCCTGCAAATGTCATTGCTGTTGCAACATCCTGGGAAAATGCAGCTAGAGCCATGCTGGCCAGGAAGCTGAATATGAACACGGCAG GAGTTAAAGATGTGATTGTTTGGGGCAATATTACTGGCTGCAACTACATTGATTTGTCACATGCAAAACTTTATGGATATGACTGTGCTATTTGGGGCCCAGCTaattttccatgtcctttgttgAACGTGATTTATGATAG TGAATGGATCCATTCAGCATTTCTATCTGCACAGTGTTCACTGAGTTCCCGGGTCTGTCACAGTGTAGGAATGTTACCTGCTCATGGGGTAGCCACTGTACTGAGACACTGGTATCATGGCTCTCCTCCTGGGGAGATCATTTCTGTGGGAATACTTACTGAAG gTCAATTTTGTGTTCCTGAAGGAATTGTCTTCTCTATGCCAGTGAGATTCCAGAATGGTAATTGGGAAGTTGTGACAGAATTAGAAATTAATGAAACTACCCAGGAAGTTCTGGGACGCTTAGCCCATGAACTGACTCAG gaAAAGCTCATTgcactaaagaaaataaaagaaatgcatcCATATGGAGCTGACAAAATCACTAGTAAAAATTATTTGCGTCAAG agATGGAAACCTTGCCTACTGGCTCACTTTAG
- the MDH1B gene encoding putative malate dehydrogenase 1B isoform X2, which translates to MDGNTDSLLSFGENCWTVEGKVCFWEELMIFWNMLSASAPICYQLIPLLASGEVFGMTTEISIHLLDTDQFKEVLCGIVMEAEDMAFPLLRSISEHTEIDEAFIQADIIIVLDDVLLNHEVQSLENYIREVSEICQVYAPLIEKNAKSEVRVISSGKTFVNLKAMMIMTYGPSIKPANVIAVATSWENAARAMLARKLNMNTAGVKDVIVWGNITGCNYIDLSHAKLYGYDCAIWGPANFPCPLLNVIYDSEWIHSAFLSAQCSLSSRVCHSVGMLPAHGVATVLRHWYHGSPPGEIISVGILTEGQFCVPEGIVFSMPVRFQNGNWEVVTELEINETTQEVLGRLAHELTQEKLIALKKIKEMHPYGADKITSKNYLRQEMETLPTGSL; encoded by the exons ATGGATGGGAACACAGACAGTCTCCTATCATTTGGAGAGAACTGTTGGACCGTGGAGGGAAAGGTCTGCTTTTGGGAGGAGTTAATGATTTTCTGGAACATGCTCAG TGCATCAGCTCCAATCTGTTATCAGCTGATCCCTCTGTTGGCAAGTGGAGAAGTGTTTGGGATGACCACAGAAATCAGTATCCATTTGCTTGACACCGACCAGTTTAAGGAAGTTCTTTGCGGTATTGTAATGGAAGCTGAAGACATGGCGTTCCCACTCCTCCGCAGTATTTCAGAGCACACTGAAATAGATGAGGCTTTTATTCAAGCTGATATTATCATTGTTCTTGATGATGTCCTCTTAAACCATGAAGTCCAATCCCTTGAGAACTACATCAGAGAAGTGAGTGAAATTTGTCAAGTGTATGCTCCCCTAATTGAGAAGAATGCCAAGAGTGAGGTCAGAGTAATTTCATCAGGAAAAACCTTTGTAAACCTCAAGGCGATGATGATTATGACGTACGGCCCGTCCATTAAGCCTGCAAATGTCATTGCTGTTGCAACATCCTGGGAAAATGCAGCTAGAGCCATGCTGGCCAGGAAGCTGAATATGAACACGGCAG GAGTTAAAGATGTGATTGTTTGGGGCAATATTACTGGCTGCAACTACATTGATTTGTCACATGCAAAACTTTATGGATATGACTGTGCTATTTGGGGCCCAGCTaattttccatgtcctttgttgAACGTGATTTATGATAG TGAATGGATCCATTCAGCATTTCTATCTGCACAGTGTTCACTGAGTTCCCGGGTCTGTCACAGTGTAGGAATGTTACCTGCTCATGGGGTAGCCACTGTACTGAGACACTGGTATCATGGCTCTCCTCCTGGGGAGATCATTTCTGTGGGAATACTTACTGAAG gTCAATTTTGTGTTCCTGAAGGAATTGTCTTCTCTATGCCAGTGAGATTCCAGAATGGTAATTGGGAAGTTGTGACAGAATTAGAAATTAATGAAACTACCCAGGAAGTTCTGGGACGCTTAGCCCATGAACTGACTCAG gaAAAGCTCATTgcactaaagaaaataaaagaaatgcatcCATATGGAGCTGACAAAATCACTAGTAAAAATTATTTGCGTCAAG agATGGAAACCTTGCCTACTGGCTCACTTTAG
- the MDH1B gene encoding putative malate dehydrogenase 1B isoform X3, whose protein sequence is MNGWEHRQSPIIWRELLDRGGKGLLLGGVNDFLEHAQHYYGITSMMLSEEVSDIAEENLQAHIETEKEEEEIKSLIRPLQIWITSASAPICYQLIPLLASGEVFGMTTEISIHLLDTDQFKEVLCGIVMEAEDMAFPLLRSISEHTEIDEAFIQADIIIVLDDVLLNHEVQSLENYIREVSEICQVYAPLIEKNAKSEVRVISSGKTFVNLKAMMIMTYGPSIKPANVIAVATSWENAARAMLARKLNMNTAGVKDVIVWGNITGCNYIDLSHAKLYGYDCAIWGPANFPCPLLNVIYDSEWIHSAFLSAQCSLSSRVCHSVGMLPAHGVATVLRHWYHGSPPGEIISVGILTEGQFCVPEGIVFSMPVRFQNGKAHCTKENKRNASIWS, encoded by the exons ATGAATGGATGGGAACACAGACAGTCTCCTATCATTTGGAGAGAACTGTTGGACCGTGGAGGGAAAGGTCTGCTTTTGGGAGGAGTTAATGATTTTCTGGAACATGCTCAG CACTACTATGGCATCACCTCAATGATGTTGAGTGAGGAAGTGTCAGACATAGCTGAGGAAAACCTGCAGGCGCATATTGAaactgaaaaagaggaggaagagattaaAAGTCTTATCAGGCCTTTGCAGATCTGGATCACCAG TGCATCAGCTCCAATCTGTTATCAGCTGATCCCTCTGTTGGCAAGTGGAGAAGTGTTTGGGATGACCACAGAAATCAGTATCCATTTGCTTGACACCGACCAGTTTAAGGAAGTTCTTTGCGGTATTGTAATGGAAGCTGAAGACATGGCGTTCCCACTCCTCCGCAGTATTTCAGAGCACACTGAAATAGATGAGGCTTTTATTCAAGCTGATATTATCATTGTTCTTGATGATGTCCTCTTAAACCATGAAGTCCAATCCCTTGAGAACTACATCAGAGAAGTGAGTGAAATTTGTCAAGTGTATGCTCCCCTAATTGAGAAGAATGCCAAGAGTGAGGTCAGAGTAATTTCATCAGGAAAAACCTTTGTAAACCTCAAGGCGATGATGATTATGACGTACGGCCCGTCCATTAAGCCTGCAAATGTCATTGCTGTTGCAACATCCTGGGAAAATGCAGCTAGAGCCATGCTGGCCAGGAAGCTGAATATGAACACGGCAG GAGTTAAAGATGTGATTGTTTGGGGCAATATTACTGGCTGCAACTACATTGATTTGTCACATGCAAAACTTTATGGATATGACTGTGCTATTTGGGGCCCAGCTaattttccatgtcctttgttgAACGTGATTTATGATAG TGAATGGATCCATTCAGCATTTCTATCTGCACAGTGTTCACTGAGTTCCCGGGTCTGTCACAGTGTAGGAATGTTACCTGCTCATGGGGTAGCCACTGTACTGAGACACTGGTATCATGGCTCTCCTCCTGGGGAGATCATTTCTGTGGGAATACTTACTGAAG gTCAATTTTGTGTTCCTGAAGGAATTGTCTTCTCTATGCCAGTGAGATTCCAGAATG gaAAAGCTCATTgcactaaagaaaataaaagaaatgcatcCATATGGAGCTGA